Below is a genomic region from Helianthus annuus cultivar XRQ/B chromosome 2, HanXRQr2.0-SUNRISE, whole genome shotgun sequence.
tttggtcttcgacttcatcaaatcgtttctttgatcacgatcaccttgtggtgacgttttcacaaaattgaagcttgcgttAATCTCGTTTGCACACATCATATACGGatctaattatttatttatttatttatattgaatccgctttgttggtttatcctataaaatcaatcttaacacaatcgtgtgctaagataatgatacacaaattcatgtcATGTTTCAGTGTAGCTCTTAATGGTTCTTACAGTATCAAttgagcctttcgtgatatttgttgctttatcatcttcaatcgaaaaacattattcaaTTGTTTCAATTTCAATCGAAAATCCTACTAGATTTGTTTAAAACAAACATTCGGACTTACTTCATTTGATTTAAAACACGGTGAACTCGTCCAGTCACCGCTATTAttatttcaatcactacgacaccttgtggcgtcggtatagaCTTATAGCTTGAGCTAATCTATATATATACCTTTCGCTTAACTCATCCTTGAAAGtggtcttaatacaactatgtgttaagacaatgatacactaaactctgtTGTATATCGGTGTATCCTTGTAATTTGATAAATGTCAACCCATTGatttttctcatatcataattcaatagttgacaaatcattttcgcACTTCTATTTCATTTGAGCTTGTTGATTCTGAGAGTTCCTCAGTTgacaatcaaagtaagtttttTGTTGACagtgaattctattgtttctaaaaatcattcacaacttgtaaacattCACATCTATTGATCATATATCCTTTTGACTTAAacctaatcaccttggaaactatatcatttcatctcattcatttGACATCGACTTCTTGAACTAATTCGGTTGAACCATTGAGCCCTATTTATTGTAAAACACGTATTCATCATAAAACTATTCTTATTGACTAAGACGTGACATAACTCTGAAAGAGATATCatagcccaaatctcgaggacgagatttaaaacaaggtggggaggatgtaacgactCTCCTAGGACCCTTAAGGTAACCCTAAACGCTCCTAAATACACCCCGAGTGTGAGAAACGGACCCGAAATACCTTTGTGCtcgaagaaatcaagaaaaaacaagatttttggttcgctcgcgggccgcgtaagagttaagccaagcttatgcgggccgcgacaGCAATGCAAACTACCGGATAACGATCAAGGCCAGTGGCATGACACGTGTCGAAACCTCTGATGACTTAGCCGACCTAGACttcctcgcgggccgcgtagatgTTCCTTcgagtttacgcgggccgcgacatgCCATTCCAGCCCTATAAATAAGGAGTTCGAGTTCAGTTGAAAGTCGCTCAATTCTTTTCTTCTTTTAGCTTCTATTATAGCAAAGTAATAGCTCGGGTATTATACTCTAAAACCCGAAACTCTGCTCgttatcagggtaataactctaatcacggACACGGTACTATATCCGATTGATTGAAACTGATCCAACAGATGTTTAAGTGCTACCTGTAtacggctatactttgtcattcgttgtgagttTTGATCTCGTggttatcgttaaagttgaattgagtaatacactaatacgagttccattgtagcTAGAAATTAGAACTTGTAACCAGGAAACTACTAAGCTAGAATACTTAGcgattaagtaaacttaatagttaaggaaaacTTAGTGGTTAAGTAAACTTAGTAGCTAAGATAACTTAGCGGTTAAGAAACCTTAATAGATAAGTTAAACTTaatcagctaagtaagattaattaatcagttaagtatgattaattaagctaagcgaGATTAATTAATCTAAGagagattaattaagctaagcaagattaatttaAGCTAAGTAAAATTAATTAAGTAAGTAAACtaaacacctaaatagatatacatgaaaataaatatatatgagATAGATGATATCAAAGGAAGGTGCAAGAAAGGTATAAGAAGATATATATgggtaggaagcttcctagaaaatgtataggtaacttcctagaaaagctatatGAAATTTCCTAGAAATTTCATAtttcctacctataaataggaagcttaggattcatttttctttgctcatttcttctattcttctctctctatacgttggtgttctaaccaataatcaccgatgcaatattctgtccgatcgattcggGAACCAACTAATGAATGCcaaagactatactttgtgaatttcgttaagatTCTGAAACGGATGCCAAAGCGCTGTCTAAAcaaagactatactttgtgaatttcgttaagatTCTGAAACAGATGCCAAAGCCCTGTCTATAcaaagactatactttgtgaatttcatTAAGGTCCTGATCTCGTGACTatcgttaggtttgatatggttttacactAAAACGTATTCCACTCTATTAAACCATATGTTTAACTATCAGAAAACTCCAactatacacttacaatcaaacaagatgcttaatcatcagaagattcagaacTGTAAAGTAGATGCTTGTCTAATCAAGACTATATGCTaacaaggtgagtcattctcttttattaacaatgttttacaatactccaaattattttcaaagttataattacatggattaagtcgtggttatcttgaatcactggcaagtggggtattgtgcacattactaatttctcacggttaggtaaACAAACCTAActgtgataatcatcactacttgggtgaaaggacccaatagtggtatgaccatcgttaccagggtgtgacacggcgccagataacaATAAGATAGTAGCCATTGTATTCACTCTTATGCTGTAATCtataacaatgtgtcattttggtacaaactgaatgaactcaccagtatttcctgctgaccaaatgtttttaaaatgcgtttcaggtaagtACAGTAGATCGGAATAAGAGTTAGATATGGCACCAAAAGGCTTACAAAAGTGgcttaatttatcaattaaattaaattaagaaaagttgttttatgtattcgggtttatcccatattaaagttacctttcaaaacatggttttatcccatctatttaataaataaaatccggtgttttctaaactctgatatttttcctaactcacggtcctgatgaaatttccgctgcactactcttctaaataaccaccggtaccactgaactggttcgcggctcccgattccgtccagggtggggtcgggggtcgtgccAACTGTTGTAGTGAAGTTTGTGGGggagattagggttttgagtaGTTTTTTAGAATTCCACAAATAACTCTAAACACCCCCTAATAAAATAACTTCTGCACAAGAATTACATAATAACATGTAATTTACAATTAAAGCATATAGTTCACGTATTTCTCGTGCAGCACATCAATTTCTTATAAACCATCCGTTTATAATTATGATTCGCGTTAGTCACCAATGTTCGAGAGTTATCATGTGTGTGTCCGATAATTCCCTGAATTACCAACATAGACTCATTTAACTAACCCTAGTTAAATGCAGTGCtatgagattccaattccaacaacTTTCAATTCCtattggaatgtttaaattccaaatccaattccttcaagttctaattcctatacaaattccaattctAATTCCAAAACATTCCAtgaaccaaacgccccctaagtctcgtataggtcttgTATGGGCCTGTAGGCCTATGCGGGACATAAATCATACTTATAGTcctaggcaaaagatcaaatacaaataatcttaacatactaaacatacaaattgaaggaaaactcaaaaagacaaggtggcatttttgtaattaccaccaactatcaaagttactatacaaatgtgaactcaaccaaaaatacctaaaaaacacaatttttttaatattttttactccctccgtcccattaaaagtgtcatattttgaattttcaaagtctttatttataaactttgactttaattatatatttttttgtgttatataaaacttgatgaaaattaacccgataaaaacacttgtagaacacactcaaatcatataactttcatcaagtattatctaacacaaataaattttttaaggtcaaagtttataaataaagactttgaaaattcaaaatatgacacttttaatgggacggaggtagtataaaaaatcgctacattttgttggcaaaaaaaaaattttttttttgctgctattaaaagtagcgattttttaataaaaaatgttaaaaaaataaaataaaataattttgttgcgtttttttttatttttttaggttttttgagggtttagttttagcattttagcttggggggggggttaggtttttttttaggttgggtgggaggggggggggtttaggttttggggggggggggtgggtgggggagggggttaggttttttttaggttttgaggggggggggttaggttttttttaggtttttggggaggggggttaggttttttttttttttgggggggggggaggggggttaggtttttttttttaggttttttggtatatttgtagagtaactttgatagttattgataattacaaaaatgccaccttgtctttttgagttttccttcaatttgtatgtttagtatgttaagattatttgtacaagaactttctCCTATAgtcctatactacacctataggcctatacgggtgttgtaTCGTATCATATCATATAATGTAtaatataagtctcgtataggcgTATACAGGTATTGTATCATATCGTATACTTATTATACGCCACGTATAGGCCTGTACGCAGTGTATCGGAGCAGCCAAACCAGGACTGACATGAGTTAGATACTGAGTTTGATGTAACCCTATACGCCCCTATAGTACATACAAAGTAGAGGATGTGCAAATAGGCCAATGGAGAGATAGAGTATGTGGATAGTTTAAGCTATATATATTGTGGTTTTACTTATTATGAATCATCATcgtttgtgagtgatggaaacGGCGGAGTGCCCTGTATGTCTGCAGGAGTTCTCGGGGGAAAAGACAATCCCACGCGTCCTTGGGTGTGGGCACTCCGTATGCGAGTGTTGCCTGGTGGAGCTTCCGAAACCAGCAGCGTTCCCTAACACCATACGCTGCCCCGCTTGTACTCAGCTCCTCCCCTACACCACCCCTTATGCCCTCCCCAAAAACATAGACCTGCTCCGCCTCCTCTCTCCAAaccccaaacccaaacccaaacccaaaccccacccccacccccacccacaCCCCCCTGCAGCAGCAGACAATCTCTGGCCTCATGATTTTTTCTCTCACTGGAAGGATTGGATCGCCCCTGACGGCAAGGCTGTATGTTCCAAGGCCTCCTCCTCCCTGAAAACAAATAATCTGGTGAGTCTGTTTAAGATAGCACACTCtgagaatgagaatgagaatgGGAGTAGATTCTTCAACTACAGCTACCTCGCCAAAGCTATGTCCATCTTGTTTCAAATGGGGGATGGAGCCTTAGCTCAACTCGACTTGATTCTTACCTCAACTTTGATGGAACATCGGATTTGTTCTGCTTCTGGCTTGTGGTATAACAGCCAGGATCATAGTTTGTATCTTGCGTGTCAAAGGAAACAGACTACTTTGTTCAATTCGGACATCCAACCTCATATATCATCTACCTTTGCTATCATCGCTATGGAGCTATGTGAAACACTAAGTGGATTGCATCACGCGGAGTTGGTTGCTGGATGCACTTCATCCTCGTGCTTTGGTATTGATGATTTTGGGCACATCTCTATTGACCTAAATCAAGTATTGACCATTGGAAGGAGACTCCAAGAGGCTGTTGTATCAAATGACAGCCTGAGCAGTGTTATTTCAGAGATCAATGCATTTCCTAGCCCGGAGTTGTTAATAGAGTTTCTACGAAAAGAGGGTACTGTGGACCTGGAGTTTCCGTGCACAGTTGGGTATAGTTCAGATTTATGGTCGTTAGTCTGCGTACTACTTTGGTTTCTACTAGGAAAGCCTTTTGTTGAGGAGACATGTGACTTTTTGTGTAATTATTTACATAAATTGGTCAAGGGGAATGTTTGTGACTGTGAAGGGCTACATGTGGCTTGGTTGGATAAAGTTTCCAGCTTGTTGGATAGCAAGTTGGATTCAAGCTATGTATTGATGAAGGAGTTGTTGTGCAAATGTCTGTGTCATGACCCAGGGACTAGACCCCTTGTAAACGACCTTTGGAAATGCatgagggaattgattatcagtCCAAAGTATGATGTAACTCTAACAAAAACTACAACAGGAAGCACATGCCATTGCTTGCTTCTGGGAGACTTGTTGTGGTCGTCAAATAAAGTTGACGATAACAAGGGCATGATGAATAAAACTTCAGTGGTTAGGAGTGATGTCATTGAGGGTGTTTGTAAGAATTCTCTTGCATGTACCGAGTTGAAAGGTCATCTTGACTGCATCTCCGGGTTAGCTATTGGGGGTATGATTTACATATTCTCTTTGACCTTTGTTTTTCTATATTGTTTCTCTTTCTTTACTGTTTATTATGATTTCAACACTCAAATTGATCATTGTTTGCTTCAATTCATAGTAATATAAAACAACATCCCTGTGACCTAACATTTTACATGAATCAGCCCATTAGTGGCTATCAGTTGACAAACCTCTTGATTCTATGGTGTGTGGATGTGTCCGTTGTGGGTAGGTCTCTTAAGAGAGTGAGCCGAGGAGCTCAACTGCCAAACTAAAATATATTATCTTTGGAAAAAAACTGGATTTTTGCATGTAATGGAGAATGTATATGTTACCATACGTAAAATGATAAGCAGATTAAGGATTAACTTGTCCAAATCTATGAAACTGCAAGATAATACCAGAAGATCTTGTATTCATCGATAAGGAAATTGTTAAACCCATAACATGCCAAGGTGCTTAATGATTATTATAATTTACACGATCTGTCATCACTTTTGTTTAATTTGTTAAAACTCATAACATGCAAAGGTGCTTAATGCTTAATTCATTATATTTTACACAACAGGCTGTTTGTTATTCATCACTCAAATTTTAGGTTTGAGCAGCATATAACAAagttttgtttaagaaaatttaaTATGCAAATCTGACTGTTTTGTTTCTCTTTGCACTTACAAATCTTTTTAGAATTGTGATCCATACACACACTATCATTTGTTTGCAGATGAACTAGctatttaattttgtttgttttcccCTTTTGAATATATTTAATAATATTCGTAGATCTTGTGACACTAATACACTTGTTTGAATTTTGTAGGGGGTTTCCTTTTCAGCTCCTCGTTTGATAAAACAATCAATGTGTGGTCCCTCGAGGTAGGCATCCTGATTCCATATTCCTAGTGATTACCATACACATACATATAAGAATGATTTGTATTGGTAATCAACACCCATATATATACCCTAATTAAGATGGTAATATTAATTATTTAGCGACACGTTCataatcaaaaatcaaaatatGATCCATGACACTCCCTGATGCATGcatatcttttatttatttaaaattcaaatttccTATTTTATCTTTTTACTTGTTTAGTATAAGTAGGGTATCTACGGTTATTGTTTttgagtttttggttgattattaAATAAAAGAATTGTGTTCTTGGAACCATTGGTTCAATTTATCGTCATTAATTACTAATCgttcttgagccatttgattgCACGCGAAACTGCatcaggtggtatcagagctttggtttTCAAATGGCTCGACGTGATAGCGATTACTCTCGTGTCTGTAGAATCGTCGACCGAGGCAACAGAAGAGATGGTCTCGATTCACGTGCTCGTGGTGAAGATCGACGCCCTGTTCGTAGAATCGCCGACCGAGGCAACGGCGGAGTTGATCCCGACCCACGCGATCTCAAGATCAAGCGACTCCGACAACAAATTAGGGATCTCGAGTTACAACGCGAGATTAGACGACTCAAGCAAAGGATCCAAGATCTTGAGGACTCTTCGTCATGGAAGGAAACGGAACCGGAAGAACCTGTCAGGGACAAGTTATCCGGGGATGAGGAGCATCCTACCAATGATGACACTATCTTTGATTCTTCTCATGTGTATGATGAATACGAGGACGAGGAATGGTATTCTTGGGCATCCAGTGATGGTTCAAATGAAACAGTGGGATTTGGTAGGAAGTCTCGAGCTAAAAATATATCTGATTATTCAAAGATGAGTAGTGCTGATATTATTAATGAGAATTATGGTGATAAAGCGATTTCCAAGTTTTGTAGTATTGAAAGTGTTGAAGGTGTTGGTTCTACAGTGGTGATGGGTGGTTCGGCGACTACCTATTGGATTCGATGTGCTTCTATGGTAAGTCTATCCTGTGTGCCGGAAAAAACTATAGGATTGGATGTTGACCCAAGGATTTTGGGATTTCAAATGGAATGGGATTTTTCGAATTCGAATATTCAAAAGACGGGGGTGATATCATGTGATCACGTACATGTAGATAATATCCTTAAAAATTTTGGGGCATATACATGTGAAAAGCTATTCATTTGTGGAGTGCATGAAAAAAAGTCACTGAGGCTTTAAATTTGGTGATGGGGCCTCATGCAAATAATGATAAAGTGGACATGGGCTTA
It encodes:
- the LOC110916698 gene encoding uncharacterized protein LOC110916698, whose amino-acid sequence is METAECPVCLQEFSGEKTIPRVLGCGHSVCECCLVELPKPAAFPNTIRCPACTQLLPYTTPYALPKNIDLLRLLSPNPKPKPKPKPHPHPHPHPPAAADNLWPHDFFSHWKDWIAPDGKAVCSKASSSLKTNNLVSLFKIAHSENENENGSRFFNYSYLAKAMSILFQMGDGALAQLDLILTSTLMEHRICSASGLWYNSQDHSLYLACQRKQTTLFNSDIQPHISSTFAIIAMELCETLSGLHHAELVAGCTSSSCFGIDDFGHISIDLNQVLTIGRRLQEAVVSNDSLSSVISEINAFPSPELLIEFLRKEGTVDLEFPCTVGYSSDLWSLVCVLLWFLLGKPFVEETCDFLCNYLHKLVKGNVCDCEGLHVAWLDKVSSLLDSKLDSSYVLMKELLCKCLCHDPGTRPLVNDLWKCMRELIISPKYDVTLTKTTTGSTCHCLLLGDLLWSSNKVDDNKGMMNKTSVVRSDVIEGVCKNSLACTELKGHLDCISGLAIGGGFLFSSSFDKTINVWSLEGLNHVRTLKGHEHKVMALVFVEREVPLCISGDNGGVIFIWGIEDEKPIRRMNEEKDWRYSGIHALAAAVSGSDYFYTGSGDKSVKAWSMHDYSLSFTMNGHKSVVCTLAVCNGVLYSGSWDGTIRLWCLSDHSPLAVLGEEDTSTCGSVLSLAAHTHTLVAAHENGHIKVWNKDVPLNPPISAHSSSIFSICMEGQWLFSGGWNKSVVVQKLSLGDESQVDVTEVGSIAGDSVITALHYWQGRLFVGHADRTIKIYSSGG